One genomic segment of Arachis duranensis cultivar V14167 chromosome 4, aradu.V14167.gnm2.J7QH, whole genome shotgun sequence includes these proteins:
- the LOC107483905 gene encoding uncharacterized protein LOC107483905: MVRADAAVTIKVLQQATEADYGFRPSYRKVWMAKQKAVAQIYGDWEESYAELPRWMLGIQATMPGTITVLKTSPIRIGGGVDESTVYFHRLFWTFPPCIEAFWHCKPLVSIDGTHLYGKYGRTLLLAIAQDGNSNILLIAFALVEGENAESWSFFMSNLREHVTPQEGILVISDRHNGIKAALEAPETGWLPPRAFRAYCIRHVAAKFALTFKGKDSRRLLVNAAYAKTEAEFYYWFDIMRTENPAMCEWANRMEYDKWTQHEDAGRRFGHMTTNISECVNSVLKGTHNLPVTSLVKSTYGRFAQLFVVRGQTAEAQLGSGHEFCQALVKAIDRNLRDSRCFTVTLYDRHQFEYTVAETTPTGTFSLGSYRVSLKDHRCDCGHFQALHYPCCHAIACCAYSRLNWASYVHEVYRMSEVFNVYNQGFLPPIPEGLWPPYAGPTIIPDPNMRRAKEGCPKATRICGSMDQSQENQPKRCGLCRQPGHTRRNCHQRRQSSGGDA; the protein is encoded by the coding sequence ATGGTCAGGGCCGATGCTGCGGTTACGATAAAGGTACTTCAACAAGCGACAGAAGCTGATTACGGTTTCAGGCCTAGTTACAGGAAGGTTTGGATGGCTAAGCAGAAGGCAGTGGCACAAATATATGGAGATTGGGAAGAGTCTTACGCAGAGTTGCCACGTTGGATGCTAGGGATCCAGGCGACAATGCCAGGAACAATCACGGTGCTGAAGACGTCTCCTATTCGGATTGGTGGTGGGGTTGATGAGTCGACGGTGTACTTTCACCGGCTTTTCTGGACATTTCCACCCTGTATCGAGGCATTCTGGCATTGCAAGCCGCTCGTCAGTATTGATGGTACCCACTTGTATGGGAAGTATGGAAGGACGCTGTTGTTGGCGATAGCTCAGGACGGGAACTCGAACATCCTGCTGATAGCAtttgcccttgtggagggcgaAAATGCAGAGTCGTGGTCATTCTTCATGTCCAATCTCCGAGAGCATGTGACTCCTCAGGAGGGTATCCTTGTAATCTCTGACAGACATAATGGGATCAAGGCAGCGCTTGAGGCACCTGAGACTGGATGGCTGCCTCCTCGGGCTTTCCGGGCCTACTGTATAAGGCATGTGGCTGCGAAGTTCGCCCTAACGTTCAAAGGTAAGGACTCAAGGAGGTTGCTGGTGAATGCTGCCTACGCAAAGACTGAGGCAGAGTTTTACTACTGGTTTGATATCATGCGGACTGAGAATCCAGCAATGTGTGAGTGGGCCAACCGTATGGAGTATGACAAATGGACCCAACATGAGGATGCTGGTCGACGGTTCGGGCACATGACCACAAACATCAGTGAATGTGTGAACTCCGTGCTAAAGGGAACTCACAACCTGCCGGTCACATCGTTGGTTAAGTCAACCTACGGGAGGTTTGCTCAGCTATTTGTGGTACGGGGACAGACAGCAGAGGCACAACTCGGATCTGGCCATGAATTCTGTCAGGCATTGGTCAAGGCTATTGATCGGAACCTAAGAGACTCTAGGTGCTTTACTGTGACATTATACGACAGGCATCAGTTCGAGTACACCGTCGCTGAGACAACACCAACGGGGACCTTCTCGCTGGGTAGCTATAGAGTTTCCCTTAAAGATCACCGATGCGACTGTGGCCACTTCCAAGCGCTGCATTATCCTTGTTGCCACGCCATTGCGTGTTGCGCCTACTCCCGGCTTAACTGGGCGTCATATGTTCACGAAGTGTATCGTATGAGTGAGGTGTTCAACGTTTACAACCAGGGGTTTCTCCCACCTATCCCTGAAGGACTATGGCCTCCATATGCTGGGCCAACAATCATTCCTGACCCTAATATGCGGCGTGCAAAGGAAGGTTGTCCGAAGGCAACTAGGATCTGTGGAAGCATGGATCAGTCTCAGGAGAATCAGCCGAAGCGTTGTGGGCTATGCCGTCAGCCTGGGCATACGCGGAGGAACTGTCACCAGCGAAGACAAAGTAGTGGAGGGGATGCGTAG